A section of the Sebastes fasciatus isolate fSebFas1 chromosome 5, fSebFas1.pri, whole genome shotgun sequence genome encodes:
- the ttc22 gene encoding tetratricopeptide repeat protein 22 isoform X1 has product MKECSVCPVSERCRPVMCLSGWRSSYAELHCADSTCMMTASSSRRVGEERRGEEIPDCQLSCIYIITELPQVEKEEQEAMEADGTDDIESLMENMDYIPGHFHLDLNLNCDPVGPVKLRLRDTYLKQESLRGELEAEAGYLQYAVRNLLGLLAFHLEHLDTAEEIFRGICKEDPGNLNAWANLGQVYDKLGRELDAAECVEKVSDLMGVDAGEASQEETRLMAARCLAEQAYVYPYDVELDSEDDLRDRLTAALTLYNRALDYGGHLIPIEEKRSWYFKMATIYIRLDDIVKTKEDSEYSRLSHYNKGLKLLKETLESEKTQHKALAWCFVGIMLERKEEFSTVPMSVHDCGYSASDPLSCFGTAINLASDDAFTLNLLAKIFFLLGKHEMATGICNMALNVLPDPELNWQAYCTRAKINMMLYISDLEKVKHCQGGVPDRQKLTEARKDLDKVLTVRQCLRTHLEMAQVFYYMGVDALQESLLVDEGAVNSALVSLSHALQFEQGDSLPDLHVLRGRCLLLKGEDQNAAECFKRAVELERPGSSNTTALRCLLHALLTVFMQGGPDPSLAITQLELWVQKAEERYPEDIVKSELRCLYRTHTEEVTELSKALIKTGRLDLVRRLLKTVVPKKLVKKKPKPRTFSFT; this is encoded by the exons AGTGCAGTGTGTGTCCGGTGTCTGAGCGCTGCAGGCCGGTGATGTGTCTGTCTGGTTGGAGATCCAGCTACGCGGAGCTACATTGCGCAGATTCCACCTGCATGATGACAGCGAGCAGCAGCCGCAgagtgggagaggagaggagaggagaggagatccCAGACTGTCAGCTCAGCTGCATTTACATCATCACAGAGCTTCCG cagGTGGAGAAGGAAGAGCAGGAGGCCATGGAGGCAGACGGCACAGACGACATCGAGTCTCTCATGGAGAACATGGACTACATCCCCGGCCACTTCCACTTGGACCTCAACCTCAACTGTGATCCCGTTGGGCCTGTGAAGCTGAGACTCAGGGACACTTACCTGAAGCAGGAGAGCCTGCGAGGAGAGCTAGAGGCTGAAGCCGGATATCTACAGTACGCTGTCCGAAATCTGCTCGGCCTGCTGGCGTTTCACCTGGAACACTTGGACACagctgaagaaatattcag AGGCATTTGTAAAGAAGACCCTGGTAACCTCAATGCCTGGGCCAACCTAGGCCAAGTGTACGACAAGCTGGGGAGAGAGCTGGATGCAGCGGAGTGTGTGGAGAAAGTGTCCGACCTTATGGGAGTAGACGCTGGAGAGGCCTCTCAGGAAGAGACCCGGCTCATGGCGGCTCGCTGCCTGGCTGAGCAGGCCTATGTTTACCCCTACGATGTGGAGCTGGACAGTGAAGACGACCTGAGAGACAGGCTGACGGCAGCATTGACACTTTACAACAGAGCCCTGGACTATGGGGGACATCTG ATACCAATAGAGGAAAAACGAAGTTGGTATTTTAAAATGGCAACCATCTATATAAG ACTGGACGACATAGTAAAGACCAAAGAGGACTCTGAATACTCCAGACTCTCTCACTACAATAAGGGACTGAAGCTTCTCAAAGAAACACTAGAATCggagaaaacacaacacaaag CTTTAGCCTGGTGTTTTGTTGGCATCATGttggagaggaaggaagagttCTCCACTGTGCCCATGTCTGTACACGACTGTGGCTACTCAGCCTCTGATCCTCTATCCTGCTTTGGAACT GCCATAAACTTGGCCAGCGATGATGCGTTCACCCTGAACCTTCTGGCAAAGATCTTCTTTCTTTTGGGCAAACATGAGATGGCCACAGGGATCTGCAACATGGCTCTAAACGTGCTCCCAGACCCAGAGCTCAACTGGCAGGCGTACTGCACCCGTGCCAAG ATCAATATGATGCTCTACATTAGCGACCTGGAGAAGGTAAAACATTGTCAAGGTGGAGTCCCAGACCGACAGAAGCTAACTGAGGCCAGAAAAGACTTGGACAAGGTCCTGACTGTGCGTCAGTGTCTGCGGACTCACCTGGAGATGGCACAG GTTTTCTACTACATGGGTGTCGATGCACTCCAGGAGAGTCTTTTGGTGGACGAGGGGGCAGTGAACAGTGCGTTGGTGAGTCTGTCCCACGCCCTGCAGTTTGAGCAGGGTGACAGCCTGCCGGACCTCCACGTGCTCAGAGGACGCTGCCTCCTGCTGAAGGGCGAGGACCAGAACGCTGCAGAGTGCTTTAAACGGGCGGTGGAGTTAGAGAGACCAGGGAGCTCGAACACCACCGCCCTGCGCTGCCTCCTACACGCCCTCCTGACTGTGTTCATGCAGGGAGGACCTGACCCGAGCCTCGCCATCACCCAGCTGGAGCTGTGGGTGCAAAAGGCAGAGGAGAGGTACCCTGAGGACATCGTGAAGTCCGAGCTAAGGTGCCTTTACAGGACTCACACAGAAGAGGTCACGGAGTTATCCAAAGCTCTCATCAAGACAGGCAGACTGGACCTAGTGAGGAGGCTACTGAAAACGGTGGTGCCTAAAAAACTGGTTAAGAAGAAACCAAAACCTAGGACTTTCTCCTTTACATGA
- the ttc22 gene encoding tetratricopeptide repeat protein 22 isoform X3, which produces MEADGTDDIESLMENMDYIPGHFHLDLNLNCDPVGPVKLRLRDTYLKQESLRGELEAEAGYLQYAVRNLLGLLAFHLEHLDTAEEIFRGICKEDPGNLNAWANLGQVYDKLGRELDAAECVEKVSDLMGVDAGEASQEETRLMAARCLAEQAYVYPYDVELDSEDDLRDRLTAALTLYNRALDYGGHLIPIEEKRSWYFKMATIYIRLDDIVKTKEDSEYSRLSHYNKGLKLLKETLESEKTQHKALAWCFVGIMLERKEEFSTVPMSVHDCGYSASDPLSCFGTAINLASDDAFTLNLLAKIFFLLGKHEMATGICNMALNVLPDPELNWQAYCTRAKINMMLYISDLEKVKHCQGGVPDRQKLTEARKDLDKVLTVRQCLRTHLEMAQVFYYMGVDALQESLLVDEGAVNSALVSLSHALQFEQGDSLPDLHVLRGRCLLLKGEDQNAAECFKRAVELERPGSSNTTALRCLLHALLTVFMQGGPDPSLAITQLELWVQKAEERYPEDIVKSELRCLYRTHTEEVTELSKALIKTGRLDLVRRLLKTVVPKKLVKKKPKPRTFSFT; this is translated from the exons ATGGAGGCAGACGGCACAGACGACATCGAGTCTCTCATGGAGAACATGGACTACATCCCCGGCCACTTCCACTTGGACCTCAACCTCAACTGTGATCCCGTTGGGCCTGTGAAGCTGAGACTCAGGGACACTTACCTGAAGCAGGAGAGCCTGCGAGGAGAGCTAGAGGCTGAAGCCGGATATCTACAGTACGCTGTCCGAAATCTGCTCGGCCTGCTGGCGTTTCACCTGGAACACTTGGACACagctgaagaaatattcag AGGCATTTGTAAAGAAGACCCTGGTAACCTCAATGCCTGGGCCAACCTAGGCCAAGTGTACGACAAGCTGGGGAGAGAGCTGGATGCAGCGGAGTGTGTGGAGAAAGTGTCCGACCTTATGGGAGTAGACGCTGGAGAGGCCTCTCAGGAAGAGACCCGGCTCATGGCGGCTCGCTGCCTGGCTGAGCAGGCCTATGTTTACCCCTACGATGTGGAGCTGGACAGTGAAGACGACCTGAGAGACAGGCTGACGGCAGCATTGACACTTTACAACAGAGCCCTGGACTATGGGGGACATCTG ATACCAATAGAGGAAAAACGAAGTTGGTATTTTAAAATGGCAACCATCTATATAAG ACTGGACGACATAGTAAAGACCAAAGAGGACTCTGAATACTCCAGACTCTCTCACTACAATAAGGGACTGAAGCTTCTCAAAGAAACACTAGAATCggagaaaacacaacacaaag CTTTAGCCTGGTGTTTTGTTGGCATCATGttggagaggaaggaagagttCTCCACTGTGCCCATGTCTGTACACGACTGTGGCTACTCAGCCTCTGATCCTCTATCCTGCTTTGGAACT GCCATAAACTTGGCCAGCGATGATGCGTTCACCCTGAACCTTCTGGCAAAGATCTTCTTTCTTTTGGGCAAACATGAGATGGCCACAGGGATCTGCAACATGGCTCTAAACGTGCTCCCAGACCCAGAGCTCAACTGGCAGGCGTACTGCACCCGTGCCAAG ATCAATATGATGCTCTACATTAGCGACCTGGAGAAGGTAAAACATTGTCAAGGTGGAGTCCCAGACCGACAGAAGCTAACTGAGGCCAGAAAAGACTTGGACAAGGTCCTGACTGTGCGTCAGTGTCTGCGGACTCACCTGGAGATGGCACAG GTTTTCTACTACATGGGTGTCGATGCACTCCAGGAGAGTCTTTTGGTGGACGAGGGGGCAGTGAACAGTGCGTTGGTGAGTCTGTCCCACGCCCTGCAGTTTGAGCAGGGTGACAGCCTGCCGGACCTCCACGTGCTCAGAGGACGCTGCCTCCTGCTGAAGGGCGAGGACCAGAACGCTGCAGAGTGCTTTAAACGGGCGGTGGAGTTAGAGAGACCAGGGAGCTCGAACACCACCGCCCTGCGCTGCCTCCTACACGCCCTCCTGACTGTGTTCATGCAGGGAGGACCTGACCCGAGCCTCGCCATCACCCAGCTGGAGCTGTGGGTGCAAAAGGCAGAGGAGAGGTACCCTGAGGACATCGTGAAGTCCGAGCTAAGGTGCCTTTACAGGACTCACACAGAAGAGGTCACGGAGTTATCCAAAGCTCTCATCAAGACAGGCAGACTGGACCTAGTGAGGAGGCTACTGAAAACGGTGGTGCCTAAAAAACTGGTTAAGAAGAAACCAAAACCTAGGACTTTCTCCTTTACATGA
- the ttc22 gene encoding tetratricopeptide repeat protein 22 isoform X2, which translates to MCLSGWRSSYAELHCADSTCMMTASSSRRVGEERRGEEIPDCQLSCIYIITELPQVEKEEQEAMEADGTDDIESLMENMDYIPGHFHLDLNLNCDPVGPVKLRLRDTYLKQESLRGELEAEAGYLQYAVRNLLGLLAFHLEHLDTAEEIFRGICKEDPGNLNAWANLGQVYDKLGRELDAAECVEKVSDLMGVDAGEASQEETRLMAARCLAEQAYVYPYDVELDSEDDLRDRLTAALTLYNRALDYGGHLIPIEEKRSWYFKMATIYIRLDDIVKTKEDSEYSRLSHYNKGLKLLKETLESEKTQHKALAWCFVGIMLERKEEFSTVPMSVHDCGYSASDPLSCFGTAINLASDDAFTLNLLAKIFFLLGKHEMATGICNMALNVLPDPELNWQAYCTRAKINMMLYISDLEKVKHCQGGVPDRQKLTEARKDLDKVLTVRQCLRTHLEMAQVFYYMGVDALQESLLVDEGAVNSALVSLSHALQFEQGDSLPDLHVLRGRCLLLKGEDQNAAECFKRAVELERPGSSNTTALRCLLHALLTVFMQGGPDPSLAITQLELWVQKAEERYPEDIVKSELRCLYRTHTEEVTELSKALIKTGRLDLVRRLLKTVVPKKLVKKKPKPRTFSFT; encoded by the exons ATGTGTCTGTCTGGTTGGAGATCCAGCTACGCGGAGCTACATTGCGCAGATTCCACCTGCATGATGACAGCGAGCAGCAGCCGCAgagtgggagaggagaggagaggagaggagatccCAGACTGTCAGCTCAGCTGCATTTACATCATCACAGAGCTTCCG cagGTGGAGAAGGAAGAGCAGGAGGCCATGGAGGCAGACGGCACAGACGACATCGAGTCTCTCATGGAGAACATGGACTACATCCCCGGCCACTTCCACTTGGACCTCAACCTCAACTGTGATCCCGTTGGGCCTGTGAAGCTGAGACTCAGGGACACTTACCTGAAGCAGGAGAGCCTGCGAGGAGAGCTAGAGGCTGAAGCCGGATATCTACAGTACGCTGTCCGAAATCTGCTCGGCCTGCTGGCGTTTCACCTGGAACACTTGGACACagctgaagaaatattcag AGGCATTTGTAAAGAAGACCCTGGTAACCTCAATGCCTGGGCCAACCTAGGCCAAGTGTACGACAAGCTGGGGAGAGAGCTGGATGCAGCGGAGTGTGTGGAGAAAGTGTCCGACCTTATGGGAGTAGACGCTGGAGAGGCCTCTCAGGAAGAGACCCGGCTCATGGCGGCTCGCTGCCTGGCTGAGCAGGCCTATGTTTACCCCTACGATGTGGAGCTGGACAGTGAAGACGACCTGAGAGACAGGCTGACGGCAGCATTGACACTTTACAACAGAGCCCTGGACTATGGGGGACATCTG ATACCAATAGAGGAAAAACGAAGTTGGTATTTTAAAATGGCAACCATCTATATAAG ACTGGACGACATAGTAAAGACCAAAGAGGACTCTGAATACTCCAGACTCTCTCACTACAATAAGGGACTGAAGCTTCTCAAAGAAACACTAGAATCggagaaaacacaacacaaag CTTTAGCCTGGTGTTTTGTTGGCATCATGttggagaggaaggaagagttCTCCACTGTGCCCATGTCTGTACACGACTGTGGCTACTCAGCCTCTGATCCTCTATCCTGCTTTGGAACT GCCATAAACTTGGCCAGCGATGATGCGTTCACCCTGAACCTTCTGGCAAAGATCTTCTTTCTTTTGGGCAAACATGAGATGGCCACAGGGATCTGCAACATGGCTCTAAACGTGCTCCCAGACCCAGAGCTCAACTGGCAGGCGTACTGCACCCGTGCCAAG ATCAATATGATGCTCTACATTAGCGACCTGGAGAAGGTAAAACATTGTCAAGGTGGAGTCCCAGACCGACAGAAGCTAACTGAGGCCAGAAAAGACTTGGACAAGGTCCTGACTGTGCGTCAGTGTCTGCGGACTCACCTGGAGATGGCACAG GTTTTCTACTACATGGGTGTCGATGCACTCCAGGAGAGTCTTTTGGTGGACGAGGGGGCAGTGAACAGTGCGTTGGTGAGTCTGTCCCACGCCCTGCAGTTTGAGCAGGGTGACAGCCTGCCGGACCTCCACGTGCTCAGAGGACGCTGCCTCCTGCTGAAGGGCGAGGACCAGAACGCTGCAGAGTGCTTTAAACGGGCGGTGGAGTTAGAGAGACCAGGGAGCTCGAACACCACCGCCCTGCGCTGCCTCCTACACGCCCTCCTGACTGTGTTCATGCAGGGAGGACCTGACCCGAGCCTCGCCATCACCCAGCTGGAGCTGTGGGTGCAAAAGGCAGAGGAGAGGTACCCTGAGGACATCGTGAAGTCCGAGCTAAGGTGCCTTTACAGGACTCACACAGAAGAGGTCACGGAGTTATCCAAAGCTCTCATCAAGACAGGCAGACTGGACCTAGTGAGGAGGCTACTGAAAACGGTGGTGCCTAAAAAACTGGTTAAGAAGAAACCAAAACCTAGGACTTTCTCCTTTACATGA